The window gatcctcagtttcctaaccagaagaccagaaTCTGTGCGGATTGAAAATGTCTCCACCTCACTGAAAATCAACACTGAAGCACCACAgcgatatgtgcttagcccactgctctattctctctatacccatgaccagCAGGCTACGcatagttcaaatgccatctataaatttgctgatgatacaaccattgttggcagaatctcaggtggtgataagAGCGCAGTCAGAAGCAAGATACAACAGCTAATTgaatggtgtcatagcaacaaccttgcaatgTTAGTaggactaaagagctgattgtagaatTCAGAAAGGGTagaatgagggaacacaaactaaTCCTCAAAGGGGGATCAAAAATGGAGAGAGtaagcaatttcaggttcctggttGTAATATCTCTGAAGACCTAATCTGTTTGCAAtatactgatgcagctataaagaaggcaagacaacagcgctatttcattaggagtctgaggagacttGGCTTGTCATCTTAAACATTCGAAAAGTTCTACAGAAATAGGTGGAGAACATTCttactggttacatcactgtctggtatgggggtggggctaCTGCGCAGGATCGAAGCAAGTTGCAGAATGTAGAATTAGTCTGCTGcaacatgggtactagcctccgtaatatccaagacaccttcaaggaacagtgcctcaGATAGGCGgcgtctgtcattaaggaccccctgcactcaggccatgccctcttctcattgttaccatcaggaaggacgtacagaaggccgaaagcacacactcagcaattcaggaacagcttcttcccctctgccatctgatttctaaatggacattgcacACTACCCcacacttttttatttctgtttttgcactatttattcaactacacacacttttttttaaactgcaatgTACAGTTTTTATTgtgaattgcaatgtactgctgtcacattATAAGTTTTAcgaacatatgctggtgatattaaacctgattctgaaaatcaACTAAATTCACTTCACTATTCAAATATCAGCCAAAAAGTGTTTCCAAGTGCAAGCAAAACTCTTAACATTATTCAATGTTTTGAGACACATTGACCTGATACATACTTATGAAGACAGCttattaaaaataaattgcaTTAAGAAGACAATGAGAAATTGACATGAAACCACCTATTTCAAATAAAGGCTTGTCAATAAAGAGGATTGCATTAGCAATTCCTGCAACATGCAGAAAAAGCGAAAATATGAAATAACAATAGAATAAAAAAACAGAATGAGTaaagcataaacacaagagattctgcagatgttggaaattcagagtaacgcatacaaaatgctgtaggaactcagcaggtcaggcagcatctatggatgggaataaacaagtgatgttttgggccaggacctttcatcaggactggaaaggaagggggaagaatccagaatcgggaggaggggaaggtgtacaagctaGAAGATAAAACCAGGTGTTAGGGAagatgggtggggaaggagagggttgatgaagtaagaagcagggaaggaataggtggaaaaggtaaaggctgAATGAGAAGAAACCTGATAGGacagtgggccataggagaaagggaaggagaagcgGCACCAGAGGTAAAATGCAGTGATACCTGGATGCTCATTCCACTCAGTGGTTTCATTCTGTTCCTCAATGGTGTAGCATTCCCCCACGGGATTTACGTACGTCAACTGTTCTGAGAAAGTGCAAGTCATTTCCTCATATTCAGTGGGATTTACTCGTGCAGTGTCCAAGGGCACTTGCCCTAATTCTTCTGTAATACTGGTGATTTCTGAACTCTGTACTGTAGAAATCTGCACAGTTACAGGGCAGTTAGCAGCTAAGGAGTACAATGGATCCTTCTCAACTGTCTGTACAATGGTATTGAGGGTAGGCAGCTCTACTGGTAATGCATGGTGGTTGCCTTCAGTCTTGGAGTTCTTGCAAGGTGACTGAGCTCGACATGGAGATGCTGGCTCATGAGCTATGGTCCTGTCTTGATCCTTATTCTTCTCTTCCTCTTTCGAAAGTTTAACTGAAGTCAAAGCTTGTGCCTTGCCATTGACTTTGTTCCCACCCTCATAATTAGTGTTACTAGCATCAACGTCAATGAGTTTCACATTGAAATATTCCTTAAACTTGTGATCCGAATCTAACTCATCACAGGTTGATGTGTCCGATTCGCACTTCATGTACAATTCATTCGACTGCCCAGGTTTCCTTTGGATAGCATCCCCTTTGGCCTTGTTCTCTTGATTCTCTGCAGGACATTGCTGTCCATTTGGGTTTTCCTTGGAGCCAGTGGTAGCCACGTTGCCCTTTGCAATGGAAtgacagatgttctggatgggctCCATATGCTGCAGATACTGGTGTCCCGCTTCGCATTGCCACACCACGGCGACTGAGCAGTCACAGACCTGTTGTAGTTCATAGAGCAGAGGCTCCTGCTTGCATGTCTGCTTATGGTGTTCGTACCACACAACTAGAGTCTTCAACGAGGAAATGGCTTGTTTCCTTACTGTGGGCAAAACAGAGAAGTCAAGTTAACATAGTTAAACTTCCCACAAGATGGCCCaatacgttgactgtttattcctctccatagatgctgcctgacctgctgagttcttccaacatttcatgtgtgttgctgtgAGCAGGTCTGTCAGGTGTGACTCTCAGATTTTGGCAGTGGCTTAGGGTTATGGTGACTAAGGAGCTTCCTGAAAGGGAGAGGGTGGGGCAGTGAGGAAATTGACCACCTGGAAagtaatattcgataggtttcaatgagatcccccttcccattcttctaagttccagtgagtacaggcccaaagttgccaaatgctcctatgttaactccttcattcctgtaatcttcctcatgaacctcctctggactctctccaataacacatcccttctgagatattGAGCCCAAAACTGTAGGCAATACTCCAAGagtagcctgactagtgtcttataaagccttagcattatctccttgcttttatattctattccccttgaatctaatgccaacatggcatttgccttctttaccacagactcaaactgtaaattaaccttctgggagtcttgcatgaggattcctaagtcactctgcacctctgatgtttgaatttccttcccatttagataagaatctgcactattgttccttttaccaaaatgcataatcATACATTTCCCATCACTGTATTTCACATGCCACTTTTATGCCCACTCTTCCAAATTGTGTAAATCCTGCTGTGATTTCATTGCTTTCTCAGtactacctatctttgtatcatctgcaaacttggccacaaagccatcaattccattatctaaatcattgacaaacaatgtgaaaagtagaggtcccaatactgacctctcaGGAATACCACTAATcattgacagccaaccagaaaaggcccctttaatCCCATTTGTTGCCTCCTGCCTGTGAGCCAtgcctctatccatgccagtatctttcctataatgccatAAGATTTTATCCTGttatctcatgtgtggcaccataaCAAATGCCATTTAAAAATCCATGTATATAACATCCACACcctctttgtccaccctgctggatacttcctcaaagaactctagatTTGTTAAGCAAgaattccctttacagaaaccatgctgactttgacttattttaccattagtctccaagtaactatcatccttaataataaacttcaaaactttccaaccactgaagttaggctaactggcctataatttcctttcttttgccttcctcccttcttaaacagtggagtgacatttgcaataatGTCCTtctggaccatgccagaatcaagtgattagaaacacagaaaccctacagcacaacacaggcccttcagcccacaatgctgtgccaaacatgtacttactttggaaattaccaagggttacccatagcactctatttttctaagctccatgtacctatacaggagcctcttaaaagaccctattgtatccacctccaccacagtcgccagcagcccgttccacgcactcaccactctctgcataaaaaactaacccctgacatcccttctgtacctacttccaagcaccttaaaactgtgcccttttgtgttagccatttcagctctgggaaaaagcctttgactatccacacgatcactgtctctcatcatcttatacacctctatcaggtcacctctcatcctccgtcgctccaaggagaaaaggccaagttcactcaacctattctcgtatggcatgctccccagtccacacaacgtccttgtaaatctcctctgtaccctttctatagtttccacatccttcctgtagtgaggtgaccagaactgagcacagtactccaagtgggatctgaccagggtcctatgcagctgtaacattatctctcagctcttgaactcaaacccacagttgatgaaggccaatgcaccatatgccttcttaacctcaCAGATAACCTCCGCAGCGGCTTTGATGTccgatggacttggaccccaagatccctttgatcctccacactgccaacagtcttcccattaatactatattttgccatcatatttgacctaccaaaatgaaccaccaaaatgattcttgaaagatcatgaccaatgcatccatcatctcttcagcaacctctttcagtaccctgggatgtcgtccatctggtccaggtgacttatccttcttaagacctttcagtttgcctagctcattttcctttgtaataggaaagtcactcactcctgctccctgacactcatggacctccggcacacagctagtgtcttctagagtgaagactgatgcaaagtactcattaagttcaactGCCATTTTCTGTCCCCTGTTACTACCTTACTGGCATCatcttccagtggtccaatatcaaccctcatcttccttttactctttatataactgaaaaatcttttagtatcctgctttacattattggctagttttcttcttcttatggctttttagttgcctttcggtggatttttaaagcttcccaatcatccaacttcccacttacttttgctaccttatatgccctttccttggcttttatgcagtccttaatttcctttgtcagccacggttgcccacACCTGCCATTTAagaactacttcttctgtgggTCATATCCATCCTGcgctttgtgaactattcccagaaacttcagccacctctgccttgccatcatccccaccagtaccctCTTCCAATCTACCTAGacaagctcttctctcatgcccctgtaattccctttatttcactgCGATACTTACCCATCTGAttcatgcttctccctctcaaactacagtatgaattcaatcataataTAACCAcacctcctaaggattcctttacattaagctccttaataagatctgggtttttACACAATACCCAAACTAAAACAGCCTTCCCCCTAGtcggctcaagcacaagctgctcgaaaaagccatctcataggcattcaacagaaTTCCTCTCTTGCCATCAGAcaccaacctcattttcccaatcttcttgcatattgaagtcccccattacaatcgTGACAtttcccttattacatgccttttccagctccctttgcaatttcagCCCACATCTTTGACACTGAACATACCATCTGACGCTGAACATTATTAAACTATAAGTTTAATAATAATTAGATTAGATAACTATAATTAGATCAACTACCTGgtggaaggatttttttttaaatggcatgAAGGTTTTGTTTTAATTGTCCTATTGTACTTTCCAGAAGGGACTCTGTTGGAAAAGGCAGTAtgcagggtgggtagtgtccacaATGAATTTCCTGCTCACTTCCTTGTCCTGGGCACATACAGGTCCTGCAATGATGGTAGACAGGAGCCAATGACCCTTTCTGCTGACCTGACCGTTCACAGTGGTTTTCGTATATTCAGTGTATCAAACCAGACAGCATTGGCTGATGTAAAGGTGCCCTCTATGACGGCAGTGTCGAATTGCCCCACTATTTTCAGGGGAAGATAGAATTTCACCAACTACCACAAGAGCCTTTTTGTTAATGAACCacgaggtcctgcaaagtaaTAATCCTCAGGAACATGAATATCGAATTTTGGCCAAACAATCCTACACTACAAGGGGCAGAGACAAAGAGGGAGACAGCAGAACAGCATCAGGATCAAATGGTCATAAGGAAGCAGGAAAATCCTGTGCCTGAAGTATATAAATGATATTGCAGAATTTCAAATTTAATGCCATTCTACCATACATCTgtgtacagctaaacaaaacatcatTCCTGTGGGGCCAAGGTGAAAAGCACAGCACATATAGTCACACACCGAGCACACAGTACACGTAGTTATGGTCCAACACATAGAGGCACAAAACAACactagcacaagtccctgagcaGCATGGCCTGAATATAGACCAGTTGACAAGAAGTGCGAGGCGCATGTTGTGGTAaaacagtataatgttactggcactgTTGTAATAAAACAAACAGTCGTATACAAATATGTGAAATAGCAGCAGTAAGAGATGAAAATTGACCAGTTGTaggatgagtgtgtgtctgtgagttgggcaGTGAGGGTGAGGGTAGCAGGGTATCCAGAGAGTCCAAAAACATACCTAAAATATAATGTATTAGTATTGTTTATTATGCATTTAGCAAAGCATAAAACTTACATAAATTCATTAGAAAATGTAACAAATTATTTTAATGAAGACAAAAGGTTACTTGCATACATTACTGCATTTATTACCCATGAGTCAAAAGGAGTATCAAACTAATTTCTCTCTTTAACGTCAGTCCAGCATCTTCACTAAATTAACTAAAAGATAGACTCCTGATTAATGCTGGAAACTGCATTTCCAGTAGCTTTTGAGCTTCAGATTTGCATAGGTATTACCAAGGTATATCCTCAACCAACTGAGCTTACCTTTTTGTAAGGAATTAATTTTCGAGTTCTGTTCCTCTGCTCCTGATTTGCTGAAATATAATGAAATCAAAGTGAAGGCAGAGCATTTTTTGCTGTTCGTGCATAAGattcttttcttctccagtctcAAAATTAAAAATTGGTACAACAGACAAACCACAAGGTTTTACAGAACAGGGAATCCACAGAGCAGTATTATTTCATGATAAGGCCTTACTGAAATTGCATGATACAGGATTGAGAACAACAAATCATATAATCTATGCAAAAAATCTAAATAAATGATCTACTTCTTCACTAATTTCTATAAATAGAGCATTATAAAGCAGTCTGCAGGAATTTAGAGGCTTAAATTAATTGtttacaatttttaaaaagtgaagagCATCTAACAACAACTCTTAAAACCCCAGAGCATCACTGTAACAGAGACCCTCGTTGTGGTCACTACTgatcataaaacacaggagcagaattaggccgcttGGCCCATGGAgcttgctccatcattccatcatgtctggtttattattcctctcaaccccattctccagccttctccctgtagctttTGATggtctgattaatcaagaatctatcaacttctgctttaaatatacccaacgactcaGCCTccacatctgtgacaatgaattccagattcaccatcctctggcatcATACCTCAATGGACTATTTTAATTACTCTGGCTGAGAACAGTCAGAAGCTATTCCTCCTGTGGTGAGTTGTACACTTTATAACACTCCTGAGCCTTGGCACAGGGCAGTACTATGAGAGCACACAATCCGTGCAATACAAGAAACTTGACACAATCAGGACAAAGTTGCCAGCTTGATTGGCAAGCACGCCAACTTAAATTTTCATCTCTCTTACACTGAGCACCATAGCTACACTCTAACTGTCCACAAAAACGCAATACAAAAGCTCACCACACTCTCTACACCAATCCCCAAAACCTCACTAGGAGGAACAGAGGATATGGTCTCACATTTGCCTTATCTGTCACCCTACAACCAGAAAGAGAACATGTAACCTTGATTTCAAAGGACTGCCTACAATTATGTATGTGCATGTAGAAGAACCAAAATATCTAAGGAGCTAAATATTTATCTTTCATTTTCATAATAATGTCAGCATTAAATAATGTGAGTTGTATCTAAAAGCTGCACTACCAAAACAGAACCAAACAAATAAAATCAACTCAGTTGTTAAAAATATTTGTTGACTGTTCTAAACAACTAGTGGAATTGCAACTCACAATTTTTCAACGCCCCTAATAATTTGTTTCCAACCAAACAGTATGCATCAAGTAGTGATGGCAAGAATCAGCCTTGGCCACCCATGCACCATGTTATCCAATCTTTTACACTGGACTTTAATGGGTCACAATGATGTTGATGATTTTAACTAACaactagaagaagaagaagaagaagaagatgatctttattgtcattgttgtggagcaatgaaacacagtttagcagctcaacgttttgcagcatgacaaagaatatatacataaaataaactctaaaacctcaggactgcagtccaaaattaataatatatggatggggggggggggtaggactattgcacacctgccattcctggaagtgtgatgcatttagctgccgccgtcttaggaggggggcaggagaagggaagggggtgttatacatttcactgcttgtgggtaaaagctgttaaggagtctctttgttttcgtccttaatgctctgtatctcttcccagaaggtagaggggaaaacatgtgatgtccagg of the Mobula birostris isolate sMobBir1 chromosome 32, sMobBir1.hap1, whole genome shotgun sequence genome contains:
- the znf653 gene encoding zinc finger protein 653 isoform X1, yielding MAEAAGPEATATGAGTGDSGDIATKGAKRGRGRPRLSDSDRLRQRVNSRKKYDNRRIYIGESFAVWAALRERYGWSDKRLAEHLVQLEQERSKSGAEEQNSKINSLQKVRKQAISSLKTLVVWYEHHKQTCKQEPLLYELQQVCDCSVAVVWQCEAGHQYLQHMEPIQNICHSIAKGNVATTGSKENPNGQQCPAENQENKAKGDAIQRKPGQSNELYMKCESDTSTCDELDSDHKFKEYFNVKLIDVDASNTNYEGGNKVNGKAQALTSVKLSKEEEKNKDQDRTIAHEPASPCRAQSPCKNSKTEGNHHALPVELPTLNTIVQTVEKDPLYSLAANCPVTVQISTVQSSEITSITEELGQVPLDTARVNPTEYEEMTCTFSEQLTYVNPVGECYTIEEQNETTEWNEHPDVIGERTVVDGSGLPSDQPGENAQDVPHKPKRKKRGHVIDADGMFQLFHCPHEGCNQVYITLNSFQNHVNLVHRKGKTKVCSHPGCGKRFYLSNHLRRHMIIHSGVRDFICETCGKSFKRKNHLEVHRRTHTGETPLQCEICGYQCRQRASLNWHMKKHDTEIQYNFTCEYCGKKFEKMDSVKFHKLKSHPECQTL
- the znf653 gene encoding zinc finger protein 653 isoform X2 codes for the protein MAEAAGPEATATGAGTGDSGDIATKGAKRGRGRPRLSDSDRLRQRVNSRKKYDNRRIYIGESFAVWAALRERYGWSDKRLAEHLVQLEQERSKSGAEEQNSKINSLQKVRKQAISSLKTLVVWYEHHKQTCKQEPLLYELQQVCDCSVAVVWQCEAGHQYLQHMEPIQNICHSIAKGNVATTGSKENPNGQQCPAENQENKAKGDAIQRKPGQSNELYMKCESDTSTCDELDSDHKFKEYFNVKLIDVDASNTNYEGGNKVNGKAQALTSVKLSKEEEKNKDQDRTIAHEPASPCRAQSPCKNSKTEGNHHALPVELPTLNTIVQTVEKDPLYSLAANCPVTVQISTVQSSEITSITEELGQVPLDTARVNPTEYEEMTCTFSEQLTYVNPVGECYTIEEQNETTEWNEHPDVIGERTVVDGSGLPSDQPGENAQDVPHKPKRKKRGHVIDADGMFQLFHCPHEGCNQVYITLNSFQNHVNLVHRKGKTKVCSHPGCGKRFYLSNHLRRHMIIHSGVKYVAISVDRGLR